A portion of the Avibacterium sp. 20-132 genome contains these proteins:
- the nrfF gene encoding heme lyase NrfEFG subunit NrfF: MKKWWFAIITLVTILPLAQAEMVDTFEFSHPEERTRAVALAKSLRCPQCQNQNLVESNSPIAYDLRIEVYKMVEAGKSNEQIIETMTNRFGDFVRYNPPVKSTTTLLWGLPFLLLLFGAVAMWRMLRVKQSQQSVAFSAEQQDALKHLLAKTDKSE, translated from the coding sequence ATGAAGAAATGGTGGTTTGCAATTATTACACTGGTTACAATCCTTCCGCTGGCTCAGGCAGAAATGGTAGATACCTTTGAATTCTCTCACCCTGAGGAACGCACAAGAGCTGTCGCACTGGCGAAATCCTTACGTTGCCCACAATGTCAAAATCAAAACTTGGTGGAATCCAATTCCCCTATTGCTTATGATTTGCGTATTGAAGTTTATAAAATGGTGGAAGCAGGTAAGAGTAATGAGCAAATTATTGAAACGATGACAAATCGCTTTGGTGATTTTGTTCGTTATAATCCCCCCGTGAAATCCACTACCACTTTGTTGTGGGGATTACCGTTCTTATTGTTACTGTTTGGCGCAGTGGCTATGTGGCGAATGTTGCGCGTCAAACAATCACAGCAAAGTGTCGCATTCAGTGCAGAGCAGCAAGACGCACTAAAGCATTTATTAGCAAAAACGGATAAATCAGAATGA